One uncultured Gellertiella sp. genomic window carries:
- a CDS encoding transglycosylase SLT domain-containing protein, translating to MIKSFSAAAACIGLLLSGFSPVLAEGPHRPAFLSPKPDDIRAQKSRQASLAAPYGALIGKYAAANGVDAELANAIIRIESNYNPKMRGSAGEIGLMQIKPATARMMGYSGPARGLYDPETNLRYGMKYLAMAQTLGGGETCSTVLKYNAGHAARHMNPVSKRYCGRVTMILAEG from the coding sequence ATGATCAAGAGTTTTTCAGCTGCTGCGGCATGCATCGGCCTTCTGTTGTCCGGATTTTCCCCTGTTCTGGCCGAAGGCCCGCACAGGCCGGCCTTCCTGTCACCGAAGCCTGACGATATCAGGGCGCAGAAAAGCCGGCAGGCAAGCCTTGCCGCACCCTATGGCGCGCTGATCGGCAAATATGCTGCCGCCAATGGCGTTGATGCCGAGCTTGCCAATGCCATCATTCGCATCGAAAGCAACTACAATCCGAAAATGCGGGGCTCGGCGGGCGAGATCGGGCTGATGCAGATCAAACCCGCCACCGCCCGGATGATGGGCTATTCCGGCCCCGCCAGGGGCCTCTACGATCCCGAGACCAACCTGCGCTACGGCATGAAATATCTCGCCATGGCCCAGACACTCGGCGGCGGAGAAACCTGTTCCACGGTGCTGAAATACAATGCCGGCCACGCCGCCCGCCACATGAACCCGGTCTCGAAGCGCTATTGCGGCAGGGTGACGATGATTCTGGCCGAGGGGTGA
- a CDS encoding N-acetylmuramoyl-L-alanine amidase → MTLFAPDFGRASVVPSPNHGPRRDVDGPDMIILHYTGMPTEAGAIDWLCREESEVSCHYVVCENGDVVQLVPENLRAWHAGKSFWQGETDINSRSIGIEITNPGHGGGLPDFADAQIGAVIELCRDCVNRWAIAPERVLAHSDIAPVRKIDPGEKFPWESLCRAGIGHWVAPAPITGGRFFQRGDSGQPVEALQTMLSLYGYRTEITGEFTDSLAGDIEAFQRHFRPALVDGIADASTIDTLHRLLSALPRFA, encoded by the coding sequence ATGACGCTGTTTGCCCCGGATTTTGGCCGCGCGTCGGTGGTGCCGTCGCCGAACCACGGGCCACGCCGCGATGTCGATGGCCCCGACATGATCATCCTCCACTATACCGGCATGCCGACCGAAGCCGGGGCCATCGACTGGCTCTGCCGGGAGGAAAGCGAAGTTTCCTGCCATTACGTCGTCTGCGAAAACGGCGATGTGGTGCAGCTGGTGCCGGAAAACCTGCGGGCCTGGCATGCGGGCAAGAGCTTCTGGCAGGGCGAAACCGACATCAATTCCCGCTCCATCGGCATCGAGATCACCAATCCCGGCCATGGCGGCGGCCTGCCGGATTTTGCCGATGCGCAGATCGGTGCGGTGATCGAACTCTGTCGGGATTGTGTCAACCGCTGGGCAATTGCCCCGGAAAGGGTGCTCGCCCATTCCGATATTGCCCCGGTGCGCAAGATCGATCCGGGTGAAAAATTCCCGTGGGAGAGTCTCTGCCGGGCAGGCATCGGCCACTGGGTCGCACCCGCTCCGATTACCGGCGGCAGGTTCTTCCAGCGCGGCGATAGCGGCCAGCCGGTCGAGGCACTGCAGACCATGCTGTCGCTTTATGGCTATCGAACCGAAATCACAGGCGAATTTACCGACAGCCTGGCGGGCGACATCGAGGCTTTCCAGCGGCATTTCCGGCCCGCACTGGTCGATGGCATCGCCGATGCCTCGACCATCGACACCCTGCACCGGCTGCTGTCCGCGCTGCCGCGTTTTGCCTGA
- a CDS encoding DnaJ family molecular chaperone, translating into MNTWEKLLGAVADTASNALSAMIEAIRTVFEGDPETRRKVAFSVAIIALSAKMAKADGVVSEAEVDAFRRIFEFPPEEARNVARLYNLARQDVAGFEAYAERLAGLCSTCRHNCPVLEDVIDGLFHIAKADGVIHEAEYAFLNRVAEIFGIGEAHFARITARHVYVEGRDPYHVLGVSPSDDFAVIRKHYRVLVSEHHPDRLIARGVPSEFHAIANDRMAQLNAAYAAIERERRAA; encoded by the coding sequence ATGAATACCTGGGAAAAATTGCTGGGTGCGGTTGCTGACACCGCCAGCAACGCCTTGTCAGCCATGATCGAAGCCATCCGCACCGTGTTCGAGGGAGATCCGGAGACGCGGCGCAAGGTGGCGTTTTCGGTGGCCATCATCGCGCTGTCGGCCAAGATGGCCAAGGCCGACGGGGTGGTCAGCGAGGCTGAAGTGGATGCCTTCCGCCGGATCTTCGAATTTCCGCCGGAAGAGGCCCGCAATGTCGCCCGCCTCTACAATCTCGCCCGCCAGGACGTGGCGGGGTTCGAGGCCTATGCCGAGCGGCTGGCCGGGCTTTGCTCGACCTGCAGGCACAATTGCCCGGTGCTGGAAGATGTCATCGACGGGCTGTTCCATATCGCCAAGGCCGATGGCGTGATCCACGAGGCGGAATATGCCTTCCTCAACCGGGTTGCCGAGATCTTCGGCATCGGCGAGGCGCATTTTGCCCGCATCACCGCCCGGCATGTCTATGTCGAGGGCCGCGATCCCTACCATGTGCTGGGTGTCTCGCCGTCGGACGATTTCGCCGTGATCCGCAAGCATTACCGCGTGCTGGTCTCCGAGCATCATCCCGACCGCCTGATCGCACGGGGCGTCCCGAGCGAGTTCCACGCGATTGCCAATGACCGCATGGCGCAGCTCAACGCCGCCTATGCGGCCATCGAGCGGGAACGCCGCGCCGCATGA
- a CDS encoding pyrophosphate--fructose-6-phosphate 1-phosphotransferase, with protein sequence MAKQKVAMLTAGGLAPCLSSAVGGLIERYSDVAPDIELVAYRSGYQGLLLADRIEITADMREKAYLLHRYGGSPIGNSRVKLTNAADCAKRGLVKEGVNPLKAAAEQLAADGITILHTIGGDDTNTTAADLAAYLGANGYDLTVVGLPKTVDNDVVPIRQSLGAWTAAEVGAGFFDHVSNEQSAAPRTLVVHEVMGRHCGWLTAATAKAYVEKTRHNAYVEGMMMNTQMKNIDGLYLPEMAFNLAEEAERLKKTMDDAGFVTVFVSEGACLDAIVSEREAAGETVKRDAFGHVKIDTINVGNWFSKQFAALLGAERAMVQKSGYYARSAPANVDDLRLIQSMVDLAVESALNKVSGVTGHDEGQNGKLRTIEFPRIKGGKHFDLQTPWFGELMDHIGQDFRKA encoded by the coding sequence ATGGCCAAACAGAAAGTCGCAATGCTGACCGCCGGTGGACTGGCACCCTGCCTGTCTTCCGCCGTGGGCGGATTGATCGAGCGCTACAGCGACGTGGCACCCGATATCGAGCTTGTCGCCTACCGTTCCGGCTATCAGGGCTTGCTTCTGGCCGACCGCATCGAGATCACCGCCGACATGCGCGAAAAGGCCTATCTTCTCCACCGCTACGGCGGCTCGCCGATCGGCAACAGCCGCGTCAAGCTAACCAATGCCGCCGATTGCGCCAAGCGCGGGCTGGTCAAGGAGGGTGTGAACCCGCTGAAGGCCGCAGCCGAGCAGCTGGCCGCCGACGGCATCACCATTCTCCACACCATCGGCGGCGACGACACCAACACCACCGCTGCCGACCTTGCCGCCTATCTCGGTGCCAACGGCTATGACCTGACGGTTGTCGGTCTGCCGAAGACCGTCGACAATGACGTGGTGCCGATCCGCCAGTCGCTCGGGGCCTGGACCGCCGCCGAAGTCGGTGCCGGTTTCTTCGACCATGTCAGCAACGAACAGAGCGCCGCGCCGCGCACCCTCGTCGTGCATGAAGTCATGGGCCGTCATTGCGGCTGGCTGACGGCGGCGACCGCCAAGGCCTATGTCGAGAAGACCCGCCACAATGCCTATGTGGAAGGGATGATGATGAACACCCAGATGAAGAATATTGACGGGCTCTACCTGCCCGAAATGGCCTTCAACCTGGCCGAAGAGGCCGAACGGCTGAAGAAGACCATGGATGACGCCGGCTTCGTCACCGTTTTCGTCTCGGAAGGGGCCTGCCTTGATGCCATCGTCAGCGAGCGGGAAGCCGCCGGCGAAACCGTCAAGCGCGACGCTTTCGGCCATGTGAAGATCGACACGATCAATGTCGGCAACTGGTTTTCGAAGCAATTTGCCGCCCTGCTCGGTGCAGAGCGTGCAATGGTGCAGAAATCAGGCTATTATGCCCGCTCGGCACCCGCCAATGTCGACGACCTCCGCCTGATCCAGAGCATGGTCGATCTCGCGGTCGAAAGTGCCCTGAACAAGGTCTCGGGCGTCACCGGCCATGATGAAGGCCAGAATGGCAAGCTGCGCACCATCGAATTCCCGCGCATCAAGGGCGGCAAGCATTTCGATCTCCAGACGCCCTGGTTCGGCGAATTGATGGATCACATCGGCCAGGACTTCCGGAAGGCCTGA